One genomic window of Methanosarcina acetivorans C2A includes the following:
- a CDS encoding phenylalanine--tRNA ligase subunit alpha codes for MSAQDNLTINEKKVLLALEELGSAAPDKLEEKSGLQVDAAMQAAFMLQEKGLASVSEKVLERYSLTKEGEEYTKTGLPERQIIDALKAPAPLEELRSRFSPKTVGIATGWLIKKGWAKVENGVMVPSGNAPAGRDEEVLAAFAGKAKTLEELAADEGTVKELLKRKLVIKHEEKSRTVSVTGAGSALAAEGIVLEEEIAQLTPELLKSGAWKGKKFRPYRLDIAPNPLYGVKIHPYRRLIEQMRQIFLEMGFTEIKGGIIQSSFWNFDALFQPQDHPARDMQDTFHLGSICQLPAEYSDKVAAMHESGGDIDSCGWGGIWDRELARRNVLRTHTTSVTIKYLADNPEPPVKAFCIDRAYRRETIDPTHTPEFEQLEGVVMDKDMSFADLLGLLAEFYHRMGFEEVRFRPGYFPYTEPSVEPEVYVDGLGWVELGGAGVFRKEVTEPFGIKEPVLAWGLGVSRLAMLKLGLKDLRLLYQSDIDWLRKSEVCRI; via the coding sequence ATGAGTGCTCAGGATAACCTTACAATCAACGAAAAAAAAGTCTTGCTCGCCCTTGAGGAACTGGGGTCGGCAGCTCCCGATAAACTGGAAGAGAAGTCCGGGCTGCAGGTGGATGCGGCAATGCAGGCAGCCTTCATGCTCCAGGAAAAAGGACTTGCTTCCGTATCTGAAAAAGTGCTCGAACGTTACTCCCTTACAAAGGAGGGAGAAGAATATACGAAAACCGGACTTCCGGAGCGCCAGATAATTGACGCCCTGAAAGCTCCCGCCCCTCTTGAAGAACTCAGGAGCCGCTTTTCCCCCAAGACCGTGGGGATCGCAACCGGTTGGCTCATAAAAAAAGGGTGGGCAAAGGTTGAAAACGGAGTTATGGTACCTTCGGGAAACGCTCCTGCAGGCAGGGACGAAGAAGTTCTTGCGGCTTTCGCAGGCAAGGCAAAAACTCTCGAAGAGCTTGCAGCCGACGAAGGAACTGTAAAGGAACTGCTCAAGCGCAAACTTGTCATAAAGCACGAAGAGAAGTCCAGGACTGTTTCCGTAACAGGAGCAGGGAGCGCTCTTGCTGCCGAAGGCATTGTCCTTGAAGAAGAAATTGCCCAGCTCACTCCCGAACTGCTGAAAAGCGGGGCCTGGAAAGGGAAAAAGTTCAGACCTTACAGGCTTGACATTGCTCCAAATCCCCTCTACGGAGTCAAAATCCACCCTTACAGGCGTTTGATTGAACAGATGCGCCAGATCTTCCTGGAAATGGGCTTCACGGAAATCAAAGGCGGCATAATCCAGAGCTCTTTCTGGAACTTCGATGCCCTCTTCCAGCCCCAGGACCACCCTGCAAGGGACATGCAGGACACCTTCCACCTTGGCAGCATCTGCCAGCTCCCGGCTGAATATTCCGATAAAGTAGCAGCAATGCACGAGAGCGGGGGGGATATTGACTCCTGCGGCTGGGGCGGGATCTGGGACAGGGAACTTGCCAGACGCAATGTGCTCAGGACCCATACCACTTCAGTAACCATAAAGTACCTCGCAGACAATCCCGAACCGCCTGTAAAAGCCTTCTGTATTGACAGGGCTTACCGCAGAGAGACGATTGACCCGACCCATACCCCCGAATTCGAGCAGCTTGAAGGCGTAGTTATGGACAAGGACATGTCCTTTGCAGACCTGCTCGGCCTCCTTGCAGAATTCTACCACAGGATGGGGTTCGAAGAAGTCCGCTTCCGCCCTGGATATTTCCCCTACACCGAACCGAGTGTGGAACCGGAAGTCTACGTGGACGGCCTCGGCTGGGTCGAACTAGGAGGCGCAGGCGTCTTCAGAAAAGAAGTCACGGAACCTTTCGGGATCAAAGAACCCGTCCTTGCCTGGGGGCTCGG